One part of the uncultured Cohaesibacter sp. genome encodes these proteins:
- the pntB gene encoding Re/Si-specific NAD(P)(+) transhydrogenase subunit beta — translation MTPELQTAAYIAAAVLFILSLGGLKDQESAKRGVWFGIVGMAIAVLATVFGPIDPHDASVGSVLAANPIILVVAVAIAAVIGALVAQRVEMTGMPELVALLHSFVGLAAVLIGLNSDMTAHHFASYAEQVIHEIEIFIGVFIGAITFTGSLIAWGKLNGRINGKALTLPGRHLLNLVMVVLSFVLLIMYMQGAGSWTLYVMTLIAFAIGVHMVMAIGGADMPVVVSMLNSYSGWAAAATGFLLGNDLLIVTGALVGSSGAILSYIMCKAMNRHFISVILGGFGNATGPQMEVEGEMIAIDADGVASALDDADSVIIVPGYGLAVAQAQQSVAELTRRLRAKGKNVRFAIHPVAGRLPGHMNVLLAEAKVPYDIVMEMDEINEDFPETDVAIVIGSNDIVNPAAQDDPNSPIAGMPVLEVWKAKQVFVSKRGQGTGYSGIQNPLFFKENTRMFYGDAKASLDLLLQQIQ, via the coding sequence ATGACACCTGAACTACAAACCGCCGCCTATATCGCGGCTGCTGTCCTCTTCATCCTCTCGCTGGGTGGTCTGAAGGACCAGGAAAGCGCCAAACGCGGCGTCTGGTTTGGTATCGTCGGTATGGCGATTGCCGTTCTGGCCACCGTGTTCGGCCCGATTGATCCCCATGATGCTTCGGTTGGCTCGGTTCTCGCTGCCAACCCGATCATTCTGGTGGTCGCCGTTGCCATTGCCGCCGTGATCGGTGCTCTGGTCGCCCAGCGCGTCGAAATGACGGGCATGCCCGAGCTGGTGGCCCTGCTGCACAGCTTCGTCGGTCTGGCCGCCGTTCTGATTGGCCTCAACTCCGACATGACGGCGCATCACTTCGCCAGCTATGCCGAGCAGGTCATCCATGAAATCGAGATCTTTATTGGCGTCTTCATCGGTGCCATCACCTTCACCGGGTCTCTGATCGCATGGGGCAAGCTGAATGGCCGCATCAACGGCAAGGCCCTGACCCTGCCGGGTCGTCATCTGTTGAACCTCGTCATGGTGGTTCTCTCCTTCGTTCTGCTGATCATGTACATGCAGGGCGCAGGCAGCTGGACCCTCTATGTCATGACCCTGATCGCCTTCGCGATCGGCGTTCACATGGTCATGGCCATCGGCGGCGCCGACATGCCTGTTGTGGTTTCCATGCTCAACTCCTATTCCGGTTGGGCAGCAGCAGCCACGGGCTTCCTGCTCGGCAACGACCTGCTGATCGTCACCGGTGCCCTCGTGGGCTCTTCGGGTGCGATCCTCAGCTACATCATGTGTAAGGCCATGAACCGTCACTTCATCTCGGTCATCTTGGGCGGCTTCGGCAATGCCACGGGCCCGCAGATGGAAGTCGAGGGCGAGATGATCGCCATTGATGCCGACGGTGTTGCCTCTGCTCTTGATGATGCAGACAGCGTCATCATCGTTCCCGGCTATGGTCTTGCCGTGGCTCAGGCCCAGCAGAGCGTGGCCGAACTGACCCGCCGTCTGCGTGCCAAGGGTAAAAATGTGCGTTTCGCCATCCATCCGGTGGCTGGCCGTCTTCCCGGTCACATGAACGTGCTTTTGGCCGAAGCCAAGGTGCCGTATGACATCGTGATGGAAATGGACGAGATCAACGAGGACTTCCCCGAAACGGATGTTGCCATCGTGATTGGCTCGAACGACATCGTGAACCCCGCCGCGCAGGACGATCCCAATTCGCCCATCGCCGGCATGCCGGTTCTCGAAGTCTGGAAAGCCAAGCAGGTGTTCGTCTCCAAGCGTGGTCAGGGTACCGGTTACTCCGGCATTCAGAACCCGCTGTTCTTCAAGGAGAACACCCGCATGTTCTACGGCGATGCCAAGGCCTCTCTTGATCTGCTGCTGCAGCAGATTCAATAA
- the nagA gene encoding N-acetylglucosamine-6-phosphate deacetylase, protein MQQILVHARLFDGHQFHAGKAVTINEGVIGDIVDQPRSIGGFEHHDLTGLVLAPGFVDVQVNGGGGLMLNGETTLDELEAIADAHRAFGTTSLLPTLISDSWMAMEHVAALITSAHRRWGENSSLGAIKGVHFEGPYLNTARKGVQNEDFIRPVDEGAVDLLTHPDLGVRVITVAPERVGSHFISELNSRGGIVCAGHTAGSYQDMQPALRSGLRGFTHLFNAMTQIEAREPGVVGAALDSDEAWCGLIVDGFHVHSASMRLALKAKPRGKVMLVTDAMPSVGAKDKSFILNGEYIHAHDGKCETEDGTLAGSDLNMMTAVRNVVELLGLPISEALRMASSYPAAFMRMETSIGMIAPGYVADLVAFDPTTWTVRHSWINGFHRAH, encoded by the coding sequence ATGCAACAGATCCTCGTTCATGCCCGCCTGTTTGATGGACACCAGTTCCATGCAGGCAAGGCCGTGACCATCAACGAGGGCGTGATTGGCGACATTGTCGACCAGCCCAGATCCATTGGCGGTTTCGAGCATCATGACCTCACTGGGCTTGTCCTTGCTCCCGGATTTGTCGATGTGCAGGTGAATGGCGGCGGCGGGCTGATGCTCAATGGCGAGACCACGCTCGATGAGCTCGAGGCCATTGCCGACGCCCATCGGGCTTTCGGCACCACATCCCTTCTGCCAACCCTGATCAGCGACAGCTGGATGGCCATGGAGCATGTCGCAGCGCTCATCACCAGCGCCCATCGCCGTTGGGGCGAGAACAGCTCTCTCGGAGCCATCAAGGGCGTCCATTTCGAAGGGCCCTATCTCAACACGGCCCGCAAGGGCGTGCAGAATGAAGACTTCATTCGCCCTGTCGATGAAGGGGCTGTCGATCTGCTCACGCATCCCGATCTTGGGGTCCGGGTGATCACCGTAGCGCCGGAACGGGTCGGCTCGCATTTCATTTCCGAGCTCAACAGCCGGGGCGGCATCGTCTGCGCCGGTCATACGGCAGGCAGCTATCAGGACATGCAGCCCGCCCTCAGATCAGGGCTTAGGGGCTTCACCCATCTCTTCAACGCCATGACCCAGATCGAGGCCCGTGAGCCGGGCGTCGTGGGTGCTGCTCTTGACAGTGATGAGGCATGGTGCGGCCTGATCGTCGACGGGTTTCATGTCCATTCGGCGTCCATGCGCTTGGCGCTGAAGGCCAAGCCCCGGGGCAAGGTCATGCTGGTGACCGATGCCATGCCATCGGTCGGCGCGAAGGACAAGAGCTTCATTCTGAACGGCGAATATATTCATGCCCATGATGGTAAATGCGAGACCGAGGACGGGACCCTTGCCGGGTCGGATCTCAACATGATGACTGCGGTGAGGAATGTGGTCGAGCTGCTTGGCCTGCCCATCTCGGAAGCCTTGCGGATGGCATCGAGCTATCCGGCGGCCTTCATGCGGATGGAGACCTCCATCGGGATGATCGCGCCCGGATATGTGGCCGATCTCGTTGCCTTCGACCCGACCACATGGACCGTCCGGCACAGCTGGATCAATGGCTTTCACCGCGCCCACTGA
- a CDS encoding GntR family transcriptional regulator codes for MGDITLFVEHLKSETTRDHASSTPLYLRVQRGIEQAIEAGLVEVSDALPAERELATLLGVSRVTVRNAVRALVKKGILVQRHGAGTFVASRSTSRFRPLASFSEDMRNRGVSTDSIWLNRSSGLPTPEECDALEIMPERQVSRLYRLRFANGKPMCLEHSVLPATILPDPNEIENSLYDWLEAHGRRPTRAVQSLSAHLADASQAHLLSVPTGSACLHIRRRSYLSYEKLYRIRPGTGAETSDMLKLDENDKILIGKDRPIEFVRSYYRGDLYEYVAELHY; via the coding sequence ATGGGTGACATTACCCTCTTTGTTGAACACCTGAAGTCGGAGACGACACGGGACCATGCCAGTTCCACTCCGCTCTATTTGCGTGTTCAAAGAGGCATTGAGCAGGCCATCGAGGCCGGGCTCGTCGAGGTCAGTGATGCCCTGCCTGCAGAGCGAGAACTGGCCACGTTGCTCGGGGTTTCGCGGGTTACCGTGCGAAACGCGGTTCGGGCGCTTGTCAAGAAGGGCATCCTTGTGCAGCGCCATGGGGCGGGAACCTTTGTTGCCTCACGCAGCACGTCGCGCTTCCGCCCGCTTGCAAGTTTTTCCGAGGACATGCGCAATCGAGGCGTCAGCACCGATTCCATCTGGCTGAACCGGTCGTCAGGGCTCCCGACGCCAGAGGAATGCGATGCGCTCGAGATCATGCCCGAAAGGCAAGTCAGTCGCCTCTATCGCCTGCGCTTTGCCAATGGCAAGCCGATGTGCCTTGAGCATTCCGTCCTGCCAGCAACCATTCTGCCTGATCCGAACGAGATCGAAAATTCTCTTTATGACTGGCTCGAGGCCCACGGACGGCGGCCAACACGGGCGGTCCAGTCCCTGTCTGCCCATCTTGCGGACGCCTCGCAGGCCCATCTTCTGTCCGTGCCAACCGGGTCGGCTTGTCTCCATATCCGGCGGCGCTCCTATCTCAGCTATGAGAAACTCTATCGGATCCGGCCCGGAACCGGGGCCGAGACGAGCGACATGCTGAAATTGGACGAGAATGACAAAATCCTGATCGGGAAAGACAGACCGATCGAATTCGTTCGCTCTTATTATCGCGGCGATCTCTACGAGTATGTGGCCGAACTCCACTACTGA
- a CDS encoding Re/Si-specific NAD(P)(+) transhydrogenase subunit alpha codes for MKIGTPKEQFVGENRVAMTPSSALMLQKLGYDCVLETGAGEKAGFSDQAYVEAGVEIVASADALWESADIVAKVRQPEPGELKYLAKGKTLISFFNPAGNEEGMEAAKTAGANVIAMEMVPRISRAQKMDALSSMANIAGYRAVIEAGNNFGRFFTGQITAAGKVPPAKVLIVGAGVAGLAAIGTSVALGAVTYAFDVRPEVAEQVESMGAEFVYLDFEEEQADGASTGGYASVQSEEFRNAQLAKFREIAGEMDIVITTALIPNRPAPKLWLADMVAKMKPGSVIIDLAAERGGNVEGTVKDEKVVTDNGVTIVGYTDFPSRMAAQSSELYSTNIRHMMTDLTPEKDGQVNHNMEDDVIRGATVTFEGEITFPPPPPKIQAIAAQPKKETKELTPEEKKELEAAAARKAGRQQITLLVIGAALMGLIGLYAPAAFMGHFIVFVLAVFVGFQVIWGVSHSLHTPLMAVTNAISGIIVVGALLQIGSSSWIVLLLAAISILIASINIVGGFMVTRRMLQMFQKS; via the coding sequence GTGAAGATAGGTACACCTAAAGAGCAATTTGTGGGGGAGAATCGCGTTGCGATGACGCCGTCCTCTGCATTGATGCTCCAGAAATTGGGCTATGACTGTGTCCTCGAAACCGGTGCGGGTGAAAAAGCCGGTTTTTCGGATCAAGCCTATGTGGAGGCCGGCGTTGAAATCGTCGCGAGTGCTGATGCCCTCTGGGAATCAGCTGACATTGTTGCCAAGGTTCGCCAGCCGGAGCCGGGAGAACTGAAGTATCTTGCCAAAGGCAAGACCTTGATCTCGTTCTTCAATCCTGCTGGCAACGAAGAAGGCATGGAAGCCGCCAAGACCGCAGGCGCAAACGTTATTGCGATGGAAATGGTGCCGCGTATTTCCCGTGCGCAGAAGATGGACGCCCTGTCGTCCATGGCCAACATCGCAGGATATCGCGCTGTCATCGAAGCGGGTAACAACTTCGGTCGCTTCTTTACCGGTCAGATCACCGCAGCGGGCAAGGTTCCGCCAGCCAAGGTGCTGATTGTGGGTGCTGGTGTCGCCGGTCTCGCTGCAATCGGGACCTCTGTGGCGCTGGGTGCCGTGACCTACGCATTCGACGTTCGCCCAGAGGTGGCCGAGCAGGTCGAGTCGATGGGTGCTGAATTTGTCTATCTTGACTTTGAGGAAGAACAGGCAGACGGCGCGTCAACCGGCGGGTATGCGTCCGTGCAGTCCGAAGAATTCCGCAACGCCCAGCTCGCCAAGTTCCGCGAAATCGCTGGCGAAATGGACATCGTGATCACCACCGCGCTCATTCCCAACCGGCCAGCTCCCAAGCTCTGGCTTGCGGATATGGTCGCCAAGATGAAGCCCGGCTCCGTGATCATCGACCTTGCTGCCGAACGTGGCGGCAACGTTGAAGGCACCGTCAAGGACGAGAAAGTCGTAACCGACAATGGCGTGACCATCGTTGGCTACACCGACTTCCCGAGCCGCATGGCGGCCCAGTCTTCCGAGCTTTATTCTACCAACATCCGCCACATGATGACGGACCTCACCCCCGAAAAGGATGGCCAGGTAAATCACAACATGGAAGATGATGTGATCCGTGGTGCCACCGTCACTTTCGAGGGAGAGATCACCTTCCCACCTCCGCCTCCGAAAATTCAGGCGATTGCCGCCCAGCCGAAGAAAGAGACCAAGGAACTCACCCCAGAAGAGAAAAAGGAACTCGAAGCCGCCGCTGCCCGCAAGGCCGGTCGTCAGCAGATCACTCTGCTTGTCATCGGTGCTGCCTTGATGGGTCTCATCGGCCTTTATGCTCCGGCCGCCTTCATGGGCCACTTCATCGTGTTCGTGCTGGCTGTGTTCGTCGGCTTCCAGGTCATCTGGGGTGTCAGCCACTCGCTGCACACGCCGCTGATGGCTGTGACCAACGCTATCTCGGGTATCATCGTCGTGGGCGCCCTGTTGCAGATCGGTTCGTCAAGCTGGATCGTCCTGCTGCTCGCAGCGATCTCCATCCTGATCGCCTCGATCAACATCGTCGGTGGTTTCATGGTCACGCGGCGCATGCTGCAAATGTTCCAGAAGTCCTGA
- a CDS encoding SDR family oxidoreductase, with the protein MIAVTGASGQLGRLVIESLLATQDAASIVALVRDPAKVSDLAEKGVTVRAADYDKPESYAEALKGVDKLLLISGSAVGLRVPQHTTVIEAAKANGVKLIAYTSILQADVNPMLLSGEHKATEELIKASGLSYTLLRNGWYSENYTGNLAPALEHGAVIGHAGEGKVAPASRADYAAAAAAVLTGGDEHAGKVYELAGDDAFTLSDYAASVSELSGKQVAYVDMSEDDYVAALVGAGVPEPFAKVLGNSDEGARNGWLFNDSKTLSKLIGRPTTPITDSIKAAL; encoded by the coding sequence ATGATTGCAGTAACTGGAGCCTCCGGCCAACTCGGCCGCCTCGTCATCGAAAGCCTTCTGGCAACTCAGGATGCGGCCAGCATTGTTGCGCTGGTGCGTGACCCGGCCAAGGTGTCCGACCTTGCCGAGAAGGGCGTCACCGTCCGCGCTGCCGACTATGACAAGCCGGAGAGCTATGCCGAAGCGCTGAAGGGCGTCGACAAGCTGCTGCTGATTTCGGGCAGCGCCGTCGGACTGCGTGTCCCCCAGCACACCACCGTCATCGAAGCGGCCAAAGCCAATGGCGTCAAGCTGATCGCCTACACCTCCATCCTTCAGGCGGACGTCAATCCGATGCTTCTGTCAGGCGAGCACAAGGCTACTGAGGAGCTGATCAAGGCATCCGGCCTGTCATACACGCTGTTGCGCAATGGTTGGTACAGCGAAAACTACACCGGCAATCTGGCTCCGGCTCTCGAACATGGTGCCGTGATCGGCCACGCTGGCGAAGGCAAGGTCGCACCGGCGTCTCGCGCCGACTACGCCGCAGCTGCTGCCGCCGTTCTGACCGGTGGCGACGAGCATGCAGGCAAAGTCTACGAACTGGCAGGCGATGACGCCTTCACCCTGTCTGACTATGCAGCTTCTGTTTCCGAACTCTCCGGCAAGCAGGTCGCTTATGTCGACATGAGCGAAGACGACTATGTCGCCGCACTGGTCGGGGCTGGCGTTCCGGAACCCTTTGCCAAGGTGCTCGGCAACTCGGACGAGGGCGCGCGCAACGGCTGGCTCTTCAACGACAGCAAGACGCTGTCCAAGCTCATCGGCCGCCCGACAACACCGATTACCGACAGCATCAAGGCGGCGCTCTGA
- a CDS encoding LysR substrate-binding domain-containing protein, with protein sequence MSTIGFQHFRPLAIFVCVVDEGSFAGAARHLKTSRSRVSEQITQLEEDLGVRLLQRSTRKLSLTEEGRRIYDRVRALPRVLEETVAIATQERPAGRVSITATHDVGASQLLPALSSFRARYPDVELDVILSDSRLDLIAEGIDMGIRIGLPRDDSLIGRVLYEDRFRLYASPTYLDANGLPETVKALSEHRWVCLSHLSPGGLNRLYRGEERLSIQARQYELCNSPQMVISMALAGMGIAQLFPSTVRKDVASGALVPILPELTGDNMLFSLVYPSRKHVPMRTRALIDHLMASQLFDDHRERNAKA encoded by the coding sequence ATGAGTACAATCGGATTTCAGCACTTTCGACCGCTGGCGATCTTTGTCTGTGTGGTTGATGAGGGCAGCTTTGCCGGGGCAGCACGGCACCTGAAGACAAGCCGGTCGCGCGTCTCCGAACAGATCACCCAGCTTGAGGAGGATCTGGGTGTGCGCCTGTTGCAGCGCTCGACGCGGAAACTGTCCCTGACAGAAGAAGGGCGGCGCATTTACGACAGGGTGCGGGCCTTACCCCGCGTTTTGGAAGAGACCGTCGCCATCGCAACGCAGGAGCGACCGGCGGGGCGTGTCTCGATCACGGCTACCCATGACGTGGGAGCCTCGCAGCTGCTCCCTGCCCTGTCGAGCTTTCGGGCACGCTATCCCGATGTAGAGCTTGATGTCATTCTGAGCGACAGTCGGCTCGACCTGATTGCCGAGGGTATCGACATGGGCATCCGCATCGGCTTGCCACGGGATGACAGCCTGATTGGTCGGGTTCTCTATGAAGATCGCTTCCGGCTCTATGCCAGTCCGACCTATCTGGACGCAAACGGCCTTCCTGAGACCGTGAAGGCGCTTTCCGAGCATCGATGGGTCTGTCTCAGCCATCTCAGCCCAGGCGGCCTCAACAGGCTCTACAGGGGCGAGGAGCGGCTCTCCATACAGGCGCGGCAGTATGAGCTTTGCAATTCTCCGCAGATGGTGATCTCGATGGCACTGGCGGGGATGGGGATCGCGCAGCTGTTCCCCTCGACCGTCCGCAAGGACGTCGCCTCGGGTGCACTCGTACCCATCCTGCCCGAGCTGACCGGGGACAACATGCTCTTCTCCCTCGTCTATCCCTCGCGCAAACATGTGCCCATGCGTACGCGAGCGCTTATTGATCATCTCATGGCGAGCCAGCTGTTCGATGATCATCGGGAGCGAAACGCCAAGGCTTGA